A section of the Oncorhynchus keta strain PuntledgeMale-10-30-2019 chromosome 15, Oket_V2, whole genome shotgun sequence genome encodes:
- the ccl20a.3 gene encoding C-C motif chemokine 20a.3, producing MRAPVIVLLVLLALGLFATETSAAKRPRRRRGCCESYTLRKTPFAVIKGYTIQTISETCRIFAIMFHTKKGNNVCADPDQNWVIEHVIRLGTKASHIKTSQA from the exons ATGAGAGCCCCTGTGATTGTACTGCTGGTGCTACTGGCTTTGGGGCTCTTTGCTACGGAAACTTCTGCAGCTAAACGAC CACGTCGTAGGAGAGGATGCTGTGAGAGTTATACTCTTCGTAAAACACCTTTCGCAGTTATCAAAGGCTATACCATACAGACCATATCAGAAACCTGCCGTATCTTTGCCATCAT GTTCCACACAAAAAAGGGTAATAATGTGTGTGCAGACCCTGATCAGAACTGGGTGATAGAGCACGTCATCCGACTGGG GACCAAAGCGTCTCACATCAAGACCTCACAGGCCTAA